In Zingiber officinale cultivar Zhangliang chromosome 8B, Zo_v1.1, whole genome shotgun sequence, a single genomic region encodes these proteins:
- the LOC122015603 gene encoding protein HAIKU1-like, whose amino-acid sequence MTAPRQRLPVATTAWQSPVSAYMRYLESSLLSSDTSRHPRPPLPSPGLLPSPRPPFPFPSPSPPGLHNSASLPPLTPPSAFPSPTAFLDLLSPRSPYPLLSPGFPYPTPLTPNFALSSLPQPGILGAGPSPRLQPPPSPGLWFPQSPSGFLPILSPRWRDML is encoded by the coding sequence ATGACCGCGCCCAGGCAGAGGCTACCGGTCGCAACTACGGCCTGGCAGTCCCCCGTCTCCGCCTACATGCGCTACCTCGAAAGCTCCCTCCTCAGCTCCGACACCTCCCGCCACCCCCGCCCGCCGCTTCCCTCCCCAGGGCTGCTCCCTTCCCCGCgccctcccttccccttccctTCCCCTTCCCCCCCAGGGCTCCATAATTCGGCCTCGCTTCCGCCCCTTACTCCGCCGTCCGCTTTCCCTTCTCCGACCGCGTTTTTGGATCTGCTCTCGCCCAGATCTCCTTACCCCCTGCTTTCGCCGGGGTTCCCCTACCCTACGCCGTTGACTCCCAACTTTGCCCTCTCGTCGTTGCCTCAACCAGGAATTTTGGGGGCCGGGCCGTCACCCCGGCTGCAGCCGCCACCTTCCCCCGGGCTCTGGTTCCCTCAATCGCCGTCAGGGTTCTTGCCCATACTGAGCCCTAGATGGAGGGATATGTTATAA